DNA sequence from the Shewanella piezotolerans WP3 genome:
GCTTTTGACTGACTAATTGTTGGCGGGTTAGTTGTTAACTACTAAATAATTGAATGGAAGTTACTGCTAGCCAAAAACACTCCTGCAGGCGAGTTTTAGTGGCTCTGATGCAACGTTAATGAACTTGAAGCTAGTTTAACTATGCTCTTTATTCATTGCTAACCACATGGCCTAGCATGTTCCTGACATGCTTAAGCCATCCCTGGAGGTCAGATATAGGAGATACGAGAGTAAGGATACTCGAAGCTAGCATCATGCTGGAGTGATTATCGAGAGTCACGCAGGAGCAGTTACCGAGGAGCATTTAATGACCTTACCTCAAAGGCGCTAAACTCTCGCTGAGCGATCAAACCTATATACTGATTGGTATTATTGGTGAGTCTGACGCTCACTAAGTTAGCGCGTACCTGTATTGTACATTAGCGGGTTACATTGCCATGATTATGGTGGTCCTTGTCTTTTTTGCCAAAATTCACTGTCTGGCCAACGTTGTTCTTGATTATAGAAAAAAGCTTTTTGTTCTAGATAGTTGATAAAGCTGTGACCAATGGCGTTGCGGTATTGGTTGATCTCCTGTGCATTGTTATCGAGCCAAGCTTTAATCGCGGTGGCGGCTTCAATGCCATTGTTAAGGGCTTTGTAGATCCCTTGTGAACTTATAGGGTCGAAGCTTGATGCCGAGTCACCAACGGTTAGCCAGCATTGGGCGGCGGGAGGATCCATAATGGCTGATTGGGCAATCCAAGTGTGCAGATTACTCGGCGGAGCTTGAGCAATAATAGGGCTAATATGTTGGGTGAGGTGCATGGCGTGTTGCCAAGCATCTGTGCTTTTGAGCTGCTTTTGTTTAATCACGGCAGCGTCGCTGGCAACCGTTACGATAACCTTATTATTGGGGAGGTGAGCTAGATACCACCAGCCATAGTCTACTGCCTCGAGTAGGGTCATTTGTTGATAGCTTTCTTTGGCAATGATGTCGTCTGCCTCGAAGTAGCCACTCACTGCGACCAGTTGATCTTCGAC
Encoded proteins:
- a CDS encoding FAD-dependent monooxygenase, whose protein sequence is MKPLYDVIIVGGGPAGCATAIALHNLGVNNTLVIEGSDYTAPRIGESIPPNSRELFEKLGIWSAFSAQKHAPCLGSYSSWGSDKLGFNDYLFNPQGNGWHLNRSAFDKFLAMQVEKLGGALLKNTHFANLSQEQHPYPIKVTLRNKAQIRCRFIVDATGRSAKVARQFNAKVRVEDQLVAVSGYFEADDIIAKESYQQMTLLEAVDYGWWYLAHLPNNKVIVTVASDAAVIKQKQLKSTDAWQHAMHLTQHISPIIAQAPPSNLHTWIAQSAIMDPPAAQCWLTVGDSASSFDPISSQGIYKALNNGIEAATAIKAWLDNNAQEINQYRNAIGHSFINYLEQKAFFYNQEQRWPDSEFWQKRQGPP